In a genomic window of Myxococcales bacterium:
- a CDS encoding beta-ketoacyl-ACP synthase III, which produces MHKTTGTAITGSGVWHPPTLLGNAELCDAFNVFVRRENEAHAAEIAAGTFTELRESTPEFIEKASGITQRYVVDKTGIVDPDRLVPNIPDRKDDELSYQAEFAVNAARRALAEAGREGKDVDMVVLGAANLQRLYPSIAIEVLDALGGAGYAVDIALGCSSATMAITMCSEAVQLGKATCALAVTPELTSGFINWRDRDSHFIFGDASVAAVIEPTAAARPGSYEILSTRSMAKFSSNIRNNGGYLNRCDPARQFADDKLFYQQGRRVFKDVVPLAAKFIGEHLAAEGIAADQIARFWLHQANENMNNLIAQRLLGRAPTALEAPLILGELANTASAGSVIAFSKYHDDLPTGSYGLMASFGAGYSLGGVLLRRT; this is translated from the coding sequence ATGCACAAGACGACCGGGACCGCGATCACCGGCTCGGGGGTGTGGCACCCCCCGACCCTGCTCGGCAACGCCGAGCTGTGCGACGCGTTCAACGTCTTCGTCCGGCGCGAGAACGAGGCCCACGCCGCCGAGATCGCGGCCGGGACCTTCACCGAGCTGCGCGAGTCGACCCCCGAGTTCATCGAGAAGGCGTCGGGCATCACCCAGCGCTACGTGGTCGACAAGACCGGCATCGTCGACCCCGATCGGCTGGTGCCGAACATCCCCGACCGCAAGGACGACGAGCTGTCGTACCAGGCCGAGTTCGCGGTCAACGCCGCGCGCCGGGCCCTGGCCGAGGCCGGCCGCGAGGGGAAGGACGTCGACATGGTCGTGCTCGGCGCCGCCAACCTGCAGCGCCTGTACCCGTCGATCGCGATCGAGGTGCTCGACGCGCTCGGCGGCGCCGGCTACGCGGTCGACATCGCGCTGGGCTGCTCGTCGGCGACGATGGCGATCACGATGTGCAGCGAGGCCGTGCAGCTCGGCAAGGCCACGTGCGCGCTGGCGGTCACGCCCGAGCTGACCAGCGGCTTCATCAACTGGCGCGATCGCGACAGCCACTTCATCTTCGGCGACGCGTCCGTGGCCGCGGTGATCGAGCCGACGGCCGCCGCGCGCCCGGGCAGCTACGAGATCCTGTCGACCCGGTCGATGGCCAAGTTCTCGTCGAACATCCGCAACAACGGCGGCTACCTGAACCGCTGCGACCCGGCGCGGCAGTTCGCCGACGACAAGCTGTTCTACCAGCAGGGCCGGCGGGTGTTCAAAGACGTCGTGCCGCTGGCCGCCAAGTTCATCGGCGAGCACCTCGCGGCCGAGGGCATCGCCGCCGACCAGATCGCCCGGTTCTGGCTACACCAGGCCAACGAGAACATGAACAACCTGATCGCCCAGCGCCTGCTCGGCCGCGCGCCGACCGCGCTCGAGGCGCCGCTGATCCTGGGCGAGCTGGCCAACACCGCCTCGGCCGGCTCGGTGATCGCGTTCTCGAAGTACCACGACGATCTGCCGACCGGCAGCTACGGCCTGATGGCGTCGTTCGGCGCCGGCTACTCGCTCGGCGGCGTCCTGCTGCGGCGGACCTGA
- a CDS encoding Hsp70 family protein translates to MGLAVGIDLGTTNSVVAVATPTGVEFALGAAGERVHPSVVSFLPTGEVVVGLDAKNLRADFPATTVYSAKRLIGQNVRAPLVQLALTGLPYPVEEGPNQQAIIVAGARRLTVPEVSAYVLGHLKSCAQRQLGQAVTEAVITVPANFTDAQRQATKEAGRLAGLEVMRLLNEPTAAALAYGFGQHKDEIVAVFDFGGGTFDISLLAIKDEVFEVLATDGDFFLGGDDIDRAVAEFLSAEMNRQLRIDPRGDPALSTRLTIAAEEIKIHLSQAGVAEGTIDGLVHQGRPVPLPFRLTRSQLDELIRGYVDRTIELTRNVLTAANLPPSSITEVVCVGGSTRVPLVRQRLAELFGREPALRINPDEVVAQGAAIQAGSLSGNLFRGGGMSTRDAVPTAALSPLAHGDVPWAEAAPPARPILLDVTPATLRISTAGGYSEPILEKNLPTPIERTRVFTTAHDQQTRVVIECGRGEARRFADNEPLGQLVLADLPPRRRGEVRIEVTFRVDTDGILHVRARDADTGTTCEAQLTILGAPTQRAA, encoded by the coding sequence ATGGGTCTCGCCGTCGGCATCGATCTCGGAACGACCAACTCGGTGGTCGCGGTGGCCACCCCCACCGGCGTCGAGTTCGCGCTCGGCGCCGCCGGCGAGCGCGTCCACCCGTCGGTGGTCAGCTTCCTGCCCACGGGTGAGGTCGTGGTCGGCCTCGACGCCAAGAACCTGCGCGCCGACTTCCCGGCGACGACCGTGTACTCGGCCAAGCGCCTGATCGGCCAGAACGTGCGCGCGCCGCTGGTCCAGCTGGCGCTGACCGGCCTGCCGTACCCGGTCGAGGAGGGCCCCAACCAGCAGGCGATCATCGTCGCGGGCGCCCGCCGCCTGACCGTGCCGGAGGTGTCGGCGTACGTGCTCGGGCACCTCAAGAGCTGCGCCCAGCGCCAGCTCGGCCAGGCGGTCACCGAGGCGGTGATCACCGTACCGGCCAACTTCACCGACGCCCAGCGCCAGGCCACCAAGGAGGCCGGGCGCCTGGCCGGCCTCGAGGTCATGCGCCTGCTCAACGAGCCGACGGCGGCGGCGCTGGCCTACGGGTTCGGTCAGCACAAGGACGAGATCGTCGCGGTCTTCGACTTCGGCGGCGGCACGTTCGACATCAGCCTCTTGGCCATCAAGGACGAGGTGTTCGAGGTGCTCGCCACCGACGGCGACTTCTTCCTCGGCGGCGACGACATCGACCGCGCGGTGGCCGAGTTCTTGTCGGCCGAGATGAACCGGCAGCTCCGCATCGATCCGCGGGGCGACCCGGCGCTGAGCACCCGGCTCACGATCGCGGCCGAAGAGATCAAGATCCACCTGTCCCAGGCCGGCGTGGCCGAGGGCACGATCGACGGCCTCGTCCACCAGGGCCGGCCGGTGCCGCTGCCGTTCCGCCTGACCCGGTCGCAGCTCGACGAGCTGATCCGCGGCTACGTCGATCGCACGATCGAGCTGACCCGCAACGTGCTGACCGCCGCCAACCTGCCGCCCAGCTCGATCACCGAGGTCGTCTGCGTCGGCGGCTCGACCCGGGTGCCGCTGGTGCGCCAGCGCCTGGCCGAGCTGTTCGGGCGCGAGCCGGCCTTGCGCATCAACCCCGACGAGGTCGTCGCCCAGGGCGCCGCGATCCAGGCCGGCAGCCTGTCGGGCAACCTGTTCCGCGGCGGCGGCATGTCGACGCGCGACGCGGTGCCGACCGCGGCGCTGTCGCCGCTCGCCCACGGCGACGTGCCCTGGGCCGAGGCCGCCCCGCCGGCGCGCCCGATCCTGCTCGACGTCACCCCGGCGACGCTGCGCATCTCGACCGCCGGCGGCTACAGCGAGCCGATCCTCGAGAAGAACCTGCCGACGCCGATCGAGCGGACGCGCGTGTTCACGACCGCGCACGACCAGCAGACCCGGGTCGTGATCGAGTGCGGCCGCGGCGAGGCCCGGCGCTTCGCCGACAACGAGCCGCTGGGCCAGCTGGTGCTGGCCGATCTGCCGCCGCGCCGTCGGGGCGAGGTCCGGATCGAGGTCACGTTCCGGGTCGACACCGACGGCATCTTGCACGTGCGGGCCCGCGACGCCGACACCGGCACGACGTGCGAGGCCCAGCTCACCATCCTCGGCGCGCCGACCCAGCGGGCGGCCTGA
- a CDS encoding NADH:flavin oxidoreductase, with the protein MPAPLTPFTFRNGVTIPNRVALAPLTNLQSHADGTLSDVELRWLARRAAGGFGLISTCAAYVAVDGKGWPGELGVERDDQVLRLAELATALAVGGGLSIVQLFHGGTRAPSAQTGAQPWSASAYHEDGADFEPPAAATTEDLERTIAAFADAAARCARAGFGGVELHGAHGYLLSQFLSTAMNLRTDGWGGDLVGRARLIRTVLRAVRARVAPGFVVGVRLSPEDFGQARGLDLDETVQVARWLCEDGADFIHLSLWRSERMTTKRPDQHPIDLFRAACPPEVAIIAAGAIWTVAEAQAALDRGADLVALGRAAIVNPDWPREAATPGWAPRRPPLTIAELEERAVSPHFGGYLRRWKGFVAD; encoded by the coding sequence GTGCCGGCCCCCCTCACCCCCTTCACCTTCCGCAACGGCGTCACGATCCCCAACCGGGTCGCGCTCGCGCCGCTGACCAACCTGCAGAGCCACGCCGACGGCACCCTCTCCGACGTCGAGCTGCGGTGGCTCGCGCGGCGCGCCGCTGGTGGTTTCGGCCTGATCAGCACCTGCGCGGCCTACGTGGCCGTCGACGGCAAGGGCTGGCCGGGCGAGCTCGGGGTCGAGCGCGACGATCAGGTGCTGCGCCTGGCCGAGCTGGCCACCGCGCTCGCGGTCGGCGGCGGCCTGTCGATCGTGCAGCTGTTCCACGGCGGCACCCGCGCGCCGTCGGCGCAGACCGGGGCGCAGCCGTGGAGCGCCAGCGCCTACCACGAGGACGGCGCCGACTTCGAGCCGCCGGCGGCCGCGACGACCGAGGATCTCGAGCGGACCATCGCCGCGTTCGCCGACGCCGCGGCCCGGTGCGCGCGGGCCGGGTTCGGCGGCGTCGAGCTGCACGGCGCCCACGGGTACCTGCTGTCGCAGTTCCTGTCGACCGCGATGAACCTGCGCACCGACGGGTGGGGCGGCGACCTGGTCGGCCGCGCGCGGCTGATCCGCACGGTCCTGCGGGCGGTGCGGGCCCGGGTCGCGCCGGGCTTCGTGGTCGGCGTGCGGCTGTCGCCCGAGGATTTCGGCCAGGCCCGCGGCCTCGACCTCGACGAGACCGTGCAGGTGGCGCGGTGGCTGTGCGAGGACGGCGCCGACTTCATCCACCTGTCGCTGTGGCGGAGCGAGCGCATGACCACCAAGCGCCCGGACCAGCACCCGATCGACCTGTTCCGCGCCGCGTGCCCGCCCGAGGTGGCGATCATCGCCGCCGGCGCGATCTGGACCGTGGCCGAGGCCCAGGCCGCGCTGGACCGCGGCGCCGATCTGGTCGCGCTGGGCCGGGCCGCGATCGTCAACCCCGACTGGCCGCGCGAGGCCGCGACGCCCGGCTGGGCGCCGCGTCGGCCGCCGCTGACGATCGCCGAGCTCGAGGAGCGCGCGGTCTCGCCGCATTTCGGCGGCTACCTGCGGCGCTGGAAGGGCTTCGTCGCGGACTGA
- a CDS encoding VWA domain-containing protein — protein MSKIKLLSLGCLLALGVGAGVAAADEPSPDLVVDIDVGEPIMIADQAGHAYIEIAITGFDSVGTRAPINLALVIDRSGSMRGDRLERAKNAALMVVDRLGPEDILSVIGFDSTVEVLVPAGKVSDPEAVRRQIASISDRGQTALHAGVNAGLGQVREFFSGARVNRLILLSDGQANVGPSSPTALAALGVEAGRLGIPVTTIGLGLGYNEDLMTQLALSSDGNHGFAETPDQLEAIFGSELGDVMSVVANDVIIDIELAPGITPIRGLNRPISITGNKAQLKLNQIYGKQRKNVIIEVAVPKGAAGKSRKLADVAVAYRNLASKKTTKVADAVAVRFDRAKGAVEQAANQRVMVSVVEALANEQQQQAVALRDQGKAAAAKQVLEENSAYLAEKSKRYQSDKLKDFAAEAAADAADVEDEAHWTKQRKGMAKGAHARAASQAW, from the coding sequence ATGTCCAAAATCAAGCTGCTGTCGCTGGGGTGCTTGCTCGCGCTGGGCGTGGGCGCCGGGGTCGCTGCCGCGGACGAGCCGTCACCGGATCTGGTGGTCGACATCGACGTGGGCGAGCCGATCATGATCGCCGATCAGGCCGGCCACGCCTACATCGAGATCGCGATCACCGGGTTCGACAGCGTCGGGACCCGCGCGCCGATCAACCTGGCGCTCGTGATCGATCGCTCGGGCTCGATGCGCGGCGACCGGCTCGAGCGGGCCAAGAACGCCGCGCTCATGGTGGTCGACCGGCTCGGGCCCGAGGACATCCTGAGCGTGATCGGCTTCGACAGCACGGTCGAGGTGCTGGTGCCGGCCGGCAAGGTCAGCGACCCCGAGGCCGTCCGCCGCCAGATCGCGTCGATCAGCGATCGCGGGCAGACCGCGCTGCACGCGGGGGTCAACGCCGGCCTGGGCCAGGTCCGCGAGTTCTTCAGCGGCGCGCGCGTGAACCGCCTCATCCTGCTGTCCGACGGGCAGGCCAACGTCGGGCCCAGCTCGCCGACGGCGCTGGCGGCGCTCGGCGTCGAGGCCGGCCGCCTCGGCATCCCGGTGACGACGATCGGCCTCGGGCTCGGCTACAACGAGGACCTGATGACGCAGCTGGCGCTGTCGAGCGACGGCAACCACGGCTTCGCCGAGACCCCGGACCAGCTCGAGGCGATCTTCGGCAGCGAGCTCGGCGACGTCATGTCGGTGGTCGCGAACGACGTCATCATCGACATCGAGCTGGCGCCTGGCATCACCCCGATCCGCGGCCTCAACCGGCCCATCAGCATCACCGGCAACAAGGCCCAGCTCAAGCTCAACCAGATCTACGGCAAGCAGCGCAAGAACGTGATCATCGAGGTCGCCGTGCCCAAGGGCGCCGCCGGCAAGAGCCGCAAGCTCGCCGACGTCGCCGTCGCCTATCGCAACCTCGCGAGCAAGAAGACCACCAAGGTCGCCGACGCGGTCGCGGTGCGGTTCGATCGCGCCAAGGGGGCGGTCGAGCAGGCCGCCAATCAGCGCGTGATGGTGAGCGTGGTCGAGGCGCTGGCCAACGAGCAGCAGCAGCAGGCCGTGGCGCTGCGCGACCAGGGCAAGGCCGCCGCCGCCAAGCAGGTGCTCGAGGAGAACTCGGCCTACCTGGCCGAGAAGAGCAAGCGCTACCAGTCGGACAAGCTGAAGGACTTCGCCGCCGAGGCCGCCGCCGACGCCGCGGACGTCGAGGACGAGGCCCACTGGACCAAGCAGCGCAAGGGCATGGCCAAGGGCGCCCACGCCCGCGCCGCGTCGCAGGCCTGGTAG